The proteins below come from a single Rosa rugosa chromosome 2, drRosRugo1.1, whole genome shotgun sequence genomic window:
- the LOC133734543 gene encoding uncharacterized protein LOC133734543, producing MDIISWNCRGICNDATVRALKDLMTQNRPQIVFLCETKISRKEDFQVLQLSLGFPHSVEVLSDGQSGGLALFWCAEVDIQPLTKSAHHIDAELLKDLSDLDSLPWVVIGDFNEILNNGEKIDGPPRAERQMRGFREALGYCELLDLGFQGSRATWWNSETHLRLDRAVCTPSWCDVFGYAKVIHLPPSESDHVPILLHASTVPIPKRPRRHRFKFESFWLQHADCDSLVKEKWQADFSGAPMFQVTKKITNTRMALDKWQRETFRVRQQQMMGVRTRLEELMDATITVTIQEEKKTLMDKLHVLLSEEEAFWRQRAKIQWLKEGDSNTGFFHRKAANRRRKNVIHGLYDENGVWRDDDKGMEQIVTSYFTQMFTASPIDMEAMQHTLEAIQPCVSAEMNLQLCRNYTEEEIREALFQMYPTKSPGPDGMPPLFFQHY from the exons ATGGATATTATTAGCTGGAATTGCAGGGGAATCTGCAATGATGCGACTGTAAGGGCATTGAAGGATCTGATGACCCAGAATCGTCCCCAAATTGTGTTTCTATGCGAGACAAAGATCAGTAGAAAGGAAGACTTCCAAGTGTTGCAGTTGTCGCTAGGGTTTCCTCATTCTGTAGAGGTCCTCAGTGATGGTCAGTCAGGAGGGTTAGCGTTGTTTTGGTGTGCGGAGGTGGATATTCAACCCCTTACAAAGTCTGCGCATCATATTGATGCGGAG CTATTGAAGGACCTTAGTGATCTTGACTCTCTCCCTTGGGTTGTAATCGGGGACTTCAATGAAATACTCAACAATGGAGAGAAGATTGATGGGCCTCCAAGAGCTGAACGGCAAATGAGAGGTTTCAGAGAGGCTTTAGGTTATTGTGAGTTGTTGGATCTTGGGTTTCAGGGTTCTAGGGCAACATGGTGGAATTCTGAGACACATCTAAGGTTAGACAGGGCTGTTTGTACGCCCTCCTGGTGTGATGTTTTTGGTTATGCAAAAGTTATTCATTTGCCTCCTTCTGAGTCAGATCATGTTCCAATATTACTCCATGCTAGTACAGTCCCAATACCAAAACGTCCTCGACGTCATAGATTTAAATTTGAATCCTTCTGGCTTCAACATGCTGATTGTGATTCTTTGGTTAAGGAGAAATGGCAGGCTGACTTTTCTGGGGCACCTATGTTCCAAGTAACCAAGAAGATTACCAATACACGGATGGCCTTAGATAAATGGCAAAGAGAAACCTTCAGAGTGAGACAACAACAAATGATGGGGGTGAGAACCCGTCTAGAAGAGTTGATGGATGCAACAATTACAGTGACTATCCAGGAGGAGAAGAAAACCCTAATGGATAAGCTACATGTTCTGCTCTCTGAGGAGGAAGCTTTTTGGAGACAGAGAGCAAAGATCCAGTGGTTGAAGGAGGGTGATAGCAACACAGGCTTTTTCCACCGTAAGGCAGCAAACCGGAGACGTAAAAATGTGATACATGGTCTATATGATGAGAATGGGGTTTGGCGTGATGATGATAAGGGAATGGAACAAATTGTGACCTCCTATTTTACACAGATGTTCACTGCGTCTCCAATTGATATGGAAGCCATGCAACATACTTTGGAAGCCATTCAACCCTGTGTTTCGGCTGAAATGAATCTTCAACTTTGTAGGAATTATACAGAAGAAGAAATACGTGAAGCACTGTTCCAAATGTATCCTACAAAGTCCCCAGGACCAGATGGAATGCCTCCATTATTTTTTCAACATTATTGA